The Paenibacillus sp. MBLB1832 genome has a window encoding:
- the larE gene encoding ATP-dependent sacrificial sulfur transferase LarE: MSIQEVTREKDRKLGEILRGMGRVIVAFSGGVDSTFVLKRAQQELGDQVLAVTAASETFPTREFDAAATLAEQFGVRLHKTEVKELENANFVANNPDRCYHCKTGLYSHLQDIAKELGYPYILDGSNVDDLGDYRPGLQAKNEQGVRSTLQEAGLTKDEIRALSKELGLSTWNKPSFACLSSRIPYGTQIEKWKIDQLDEGEYFLSQLGLYQVRVRHHEKIARIEVMPDEIHKVVEHRDAIYEKFSKLGFTYVTLDLQGYRTGSMNEVLSQATKDKVREASI, translated from the coding sequence ATGAGCATACAAGAAGTAACGCGTGAGAAGGATCGTAAACTCGGCGAGATTCTACGAGGAATGGGCCGCGTGATCGTTGCTTTCTCAGGAGGCGTTGACAGCACGTTTGTCCTCAAACGTGCACAGCAAGAGCTGGGTGACCAAGTTCTTGCCGTTACCGCAGCATCGGAAACATTTCCCACGAGGGAATTCGATGCCGCTGCCACATTAGCAGAACAATTTGGTGTCCGCTTGCACAAGACAGAAGTGAAGGAATTGGAGAATGCTAACTTCGTCGCCAATAATCCAGACCGCTGTTACCATTGCAAGACGGGTCTATATTCGCATTTGCAAGACATCGCCAAAGAGCTGGGTTACCCGTATATCCTCGACGGCTCTAATGTTGACGATCTGGGGGACTACCGACCAGGTCTTCAAGCGAAGAATGAGCAAGGCGTTCGCAGTACGTTGCAGGAAGCTGGGTTAACGAAGGACGAGATCCGCGCTCTTTCCAAAGAATTGGGTCTAAGCACTTGGAATAAGCCATCCTTCGCTTGTTTATCATCACGTATTCCATATGGCACACAAATTGAGAAGTGGAAAATCGACCAATTGGATGAAGGAGAATACTTCCTTTCTCAGCTTGGTCTATATCAGGTCCGTGTGCGCCACCATGAGAAAATTGCCCGCATCGAAGTGATGCCGGACGAAATTCACAAAGTGGTCGAGCATCGTGATGCGATCTATGAGAAATTCAGTAAACTTGGCTTTACATATGTAACACTAGACTTACAAGGCTACCGCACGGGCAGTATGAATGAAGTACTATCCCAAGCCACGAAAGATAAGGTGAGAGAAGCTTCCATATGA
- the lipA gene encoding lipoyl synthase — protein MDCFVSHSCYNNIIEKPNKKAGITVPRKPLERKPDWLKINLKTDENFKEIKSMMRSKTLHTVCEEAKCPNIHECWANRTATFMILGDICTRACRFCAVKTGLPTELDLEEPERVADAALQMGLRHCVVTSVARDDLTDGGAMIFAETIKAIRRKLPMCSVEVLIPDFLGREESLATVLEAKPDILNHNMETVERLSDRVRSKAKYRRSLELLQRSKQIAPNIPTKSSIMIGVGEEWDELLQTMEDLREVDCDIMTIGQYLQPSTTHLAVSQYYTPEQFASLKEEGMKRGFKHVESGPLVRSSYHAHEQVKAAATV, from the coding sequence GTGGATTGTTTTGTCAGTCATTCATGTTATAATAACATCATTGAGAAACCAAATAAAAAGGCGGGAATTACAGTGCCTAGAAAACCTTTAGAGAGAAAACCAGACTGGTTAAAAATCAATCTGAAAACGGATGAAAATTTTAAAGAAATTAAATCCATGATGCGTTCCAAAACGTTGCATACGGTTTGCGAAGAAGCGAAATGTCCAAACATCCATGAGTGCTGGGCAAATCGGACGGCAACTTTTATGATATTGGGTGATATTTGTACGCGTGCTTGCCGTTTCTGTGCGGTCAAAACAGGCCTTCCGACGGAGCTGGATTTGGAAGAACCAGAACGTGTCGCTGATGCGGCTTTACAAATGGGGCTGCGCCACTGCGTCGTAACTTCCGTAGCGCGAGATGATCTGACGGATGGCGGCGCCATGATTTTCGCAGAGACGATCAAAGCGATTCGGCGTAAGCTGCCGATGTGCTCGGTTGAGGTGCTCATTCCCGACTTCTTAGGTCGTGAGGAGTCACTGGCAACGGTACTTGAGGCGAAACCTGATATTTTGAATCACAATATGGAAACGGTGGAAAGATTGTCTGATCGTGTGCGATCGAAAGCCAAATATCGTCGTTCCCTTGAATTACTTCAGCGTTCGAAACAGATTGCCCCTAACATCCCTACTAAATCGAGCATCATGATTGGGGTAGGGGAGGAGTGGGACGAGTTGCTGCAAACGATGGAAGATCTGCGTGAAGTGGATTGCGATATCATGACAATTGGTCAATATTTACAGCCTTCCACGACGCATCTGGCCGTATCACAGTATTATACGCCTGAACAGTTTGCTTCCCTAAAGGAAGAAGGGATGAAGCGTGGATTCAAACACGTGGAGTCTGGCCCATTAGTACGCAGCTCTTACCATGCGCATGAGCAGGTCAAAGCAGCAGCAACCGTTTAG
- a CDS encoding NAD kinase — MKYNVIERGDVISKGLTERFHALAAEHGMPRDEEHPDIVLSIGGDGTMLQAFHQYVGQLEHIAFVGIHTGHLGFFADWKPDELDHLASLMFNVATPEELQVVRYPVVEIEITTEKGVETHLALNEFTLRGIEVSLVARLDVNNEMFEMFRGDGICISSPAGSTAYNKSLGGAMVHPSLEAIQIAEIASINNRVYRTLGSSMILPKHHHCDIYPKAQQNMLLSLDHLYMQRNDVVSIRCRVASNVKVKFARFRSFPFWNRVREAFVGLDVK, encoded by the coding sequence TTGAAATATAACGTCATTGAACGAGGGGATGTCATCTCCAAAGGGCTGACCGAAAGGTTCCACGCTCTCGCCGCTGAGCATGGCATGCCGAGGGATGAAGAGCACCCGGATATCGTCTTGTCGATTGGCGGTGACGGCACGATGCTCCAAGCGTTCCATCAATATGTTGGACAACTCGAGCATATTGCTTTTGTCGGGATTCATACGGGGCACCTTGGCTTTTTTGCCGATTGGAAGCCTGATGAGCTTGATCATCTAGCATCACTGATGTTCAATGTTGCAACGCCAGAGGAACTACAGGTGGTCCGTTACCCTGTCGTTGAGATTGAAATTACAACCGAAAAAGGTGTGGAAACGCACTTAGCGTTAAATGAGTTCACGCTCCGTGGGATTGAAGTTTCACTGGTGGCTAGGTTAGATGTCAACAATGAGATGTTCGAAATGTTCCGTGGGGACGGCATTTGTATTTCCTCACCTGCTGGAAGTACCGCATATAACAAGAGCTTGGGCGGCGCAATGGTACATCCATCGCTGGAAGCTATTCAGATCGCCGAGATCGCGTCAATTAACAATCGCGTATACCGAACACTAGGATCTTCGATGATCCTGCCGAAGCATCATCATTGTGACATTTATCCCAAAGCACAGCAGAACATGTTGTTGTCCCTGGATCATTTATACATGCAGCGAAATGATGTCGTGTCCATCCGCTGCCGCGTAGCGTCCAATGTGAAAGTGAAATTTGCACGTTTTCGGTCCTTCCCGTTTTGGAATCGCGTGCGCGAGGCTTTCGTTGGTCTTGATGTTAAATAA
- the larB gene encoding nickel pincer cofactor biosynthesis protein LarB translates to MMDLEKILKLVQAGDLDVEEAKKQIIKEGGSGPANLDLGFAQLDIDREKRTGFPEVIFGEGKTAEQIEAIFQRLTEHTDRVLATRVDAAKAAYVVANVAGVTYHETARALTWFKRPLLKVHDGYIAVVCAGTSDLPVAEEAALTAECLGSHVERVFDVGVAGIHRLFRRLELIRGANAIVVVAGMEGALASVVGGLVSKPIVAVPTSIGYGAHLAGVAPLLSMLNSCSPGISVVNIDNGFGAGYYAGLINKNMSKRA, encoded by the coding sequence ATGATGGACTTAGAGAAAATCCTAAAGCTTGTCCAGGCGGGCGATCTGGACGTAGAAGAAGCCAAGAAGCAAATCATCAAGGAGGGCGGGTCTGGACCCGCCAACCTTGATCTTGGATTTGCGCAGCTCGACATCGATCGCGAGAAGCGGACAGGCTTCCCCGAGGTCATTTTCGGGGAAGGCAAAACCGCCGAGCAGATCGAGGCGATTTTCCAGCGGCTCACGGAGCACACCGACCGCGTGCTGGCCACACGCGTCGATGCGGCCAAAGCCGCCTATGTTGTAGCTAACGTGGCAGGTGTCACCTACCACGAAACGGCGCGGGCGCTCACTTGGTTCAAGCGCCCGCTGCTCAAGGTCCACGACGGATACATCGCCGTCGTGTGCGCAGGCACCTCCGACCTCCCCGTGGCGGAGGAGGCGGCTCTTACAGCGGAATGCCTGGGCAGCCACGTTGAACGCGTGTTCGACGTGGGCGTAGCTGGCATTCACCGGCTATTCCGCCGGCTTGAGCTTATTCGCGGTGCGAATGCGATCGTCGTCGTTGCCGGCATGGAGGGAGCACTCGCCAGCGTCGTCGGCGGATTAGTGTCCAAACCGATCGTCGCCGTGCCGACGAGTATCGGCTACGGCGCACATCTTGCAGGAGTAGCTCCTTTATTGTCCATGTTAAACAGCTGTTCGCCAGGCATCTCCGTCGTCAATATCGATAATGGATTCGGCGCTGGTTACTATGCAGGTCTCATTAACAAAAATATGTCGAAGCGAGCGTGA
- a CDS encoding YutD family protein has product MIHIANKTYELVTDHKNGWNQEVFKERFSEVLERYDYIVGDWGYSQLRLRGFFKETHPKATKESSIAALQDYLNEYCNFGCAYFIIEKVNAPKHQTPSEVIGSTIV; this is encoded by the coding sequence ATGATTCATATCGCTAACAAAACCTACGAGCTCGTGACTGACCACAAGAATGGTTGGAATCAGGAAGTATTCAAAGAACGCTTTAGCGAAGTGCTCGAGCGGTACGATTATATTGTTGGCGACTGGGGGTATAGCCAACTTCGTCTGAGAGGCTTTTTCAAAGAAACTCACCCGAAGGCGACCAAAGAGTCCTCCATCGCTGCGCTTCAAGACTATTTGAATGAGTATTGCAACTTTGGTTGTGCGTATTTCATTATCGAGAAGGTCAATGCGCCTAAGCATCAAACACCTTCTGAAGTGATTGGTTCAACAATTGTATAA